The genomic stretch CAATCTGCACCTGATCATCGGCAAGGCCTCGTTCTCCGAGACCCAGCTGGTGGACAACTACGTGGCGGTCCTCGACGAGGTGCTGCGGGCCAAGCCGTCCGCAGCGAAGGGCAAGTACCTCAAGAAGGTCACCCTCACCACGACGATGGGCCCGGGTGTGCCGATCGACCCGAACCTGGTGAAGAACCTGCAGGAGGGCTCGGCCGAGAGCTGAGCAGCGACCTCCGCGAAGGGGCCTCACCACGACGTGGTGAGGCTCCTTTCGATTTCTGGTATCAAATTGGTCGGTCCCGCCTCGAATATGCTGTGTCTGGAGTAGGTGAGCAGCGGCACATCAGTGCGTTTGGTGGCGCGACGTGCAATCGCGTAAGCTGCGTGGCGTCGCACATGTTGTCATGTGTGAGATCCACCCAGAGACCGCTGGTCACCGTGCCTCGGCACGGTCGAAGGTCCCGCGAAGACGGGCGACCCGCGTAGGGCGGCAAGCGAAAACCGGCAGTGTCCCGTGGTCCGCCGACTGCGATCATCTCCGCCGACCTCGCCCCGTGCGCCCTGCGCCGGGGCTCTTCTGTTGCCGCGATGCCTCCGCCCCCGTCCCAGGCGCCTGCCTGCGACGGTGACCAGCCTCGAGCAACGAGAGAGGAGGGACATGGCGGACAAGCCGATCCGGACCGACAAGACCACGGCCGTTGCTGAGCTGACGGAGAACTTCCGCAGTGCGGGTGCCACCGTGCTGACCGAGTACCGCGGTCTGACGGTTTCCCAGCTCACCCAGCTGCGGCGCTCGCTCGGCAAGGAGACCACCTACACGGTCGCCAAGAACACGCTGGCCAAGCGTGCTGCGGCGGACGCGGGCATCTCCGGCCTCGACGAGCTGTTCACCGGTCCTACCGCGCTGACTTTCGTTTCGGGCGACGTCGTCGAGGCGGCGAAGGGACTTCGCGACTTCGCGAAGTCCAACCCGAAGCTCGTCATCAAGGGCGGTGTCTTCGAGGGCAAGGCCATTTCTGCGGCCGAGGTCACGAAGCTTGCCGACCTGGAGTCCCGTGAGGTGCTGCTGGCCAAGCTGGCCGGCGCGATGAAGGGCAACCTGAGCAAGGCTGCGGCCCTGTTCCAGGCTCCCCTGTCGAAGACCGCCCGCCTGGCGGCCGCCCTGCAGGACAAGCGTGAGAAGGAGGGCGCCGAGGCGGCCTGAGGCCGCGCGGCGCACCCACGTTCTTAGTTAAACCATTCAGAAAGGACGCCAGACATGGCGAAGCTCAGCACCGAAGAGCTGCTCGACGCGTTCAAGGAGATGACGCTGATCGAGCTCTCCGAGTTCGTGAAGCAGTTCGAGGAGACCTTCGAGGTCACCGCCGCCGCGCCGGTCGCGGTTGCCGGGGGCCCGGTCCAGGGTGGCGCCGCCGCCGAGGCCGAGCCGGAGAAGGACGAGTTCGACGTCATCCTCGACGCCGACGGTGGCAAGAAGATCCAGGTCATCAAGGTCGTGCGTGAGCTGACCGGCCTGGGCCTCAAGGAGGCCAAGGACGCGGTCGAGTCCGCTCCGAAGGCCATCCTGGAGAAGGTCAACAAGGAGACCGCCGAGAAGGCCAAGGCCAAGCTGGAGGGTGAGGGCGCCAAGGTCACCCTCAAGTGACCTGAGCCTCACCCGCGTCCCGGCTCACGTGAGCCGGGGCACACCAACATCGCGGCGGGCGACGATCCGGAGCTCGGATCGTCGCCCGCCGTGTGGTTTCACCGCCCGGAACCGGTCATGAGCAGGGCGTGGGCATCGCGGCGGGAGCGGGCGCGAACGGCGACGGTTTCGCCCGTGGATGGGAAAGAGCGTCGGATGGCGGCACCGGCCCTTGACGCGACCATGGACTCCCAGGCACGCTGACATCAGCAAGACCTTCCGCGCTTGCGACGGCCACCGTCTGGGTATGAAGCGGCAGCACACCGCCGCAGACACCTGAGCGGCCCGGCAGGGACGTTGCGTTCCGAGCGGCCCGGTGCGACCCGTTTCCAGGGTCCCGAGGCCTGTTCCGCAACTTCCTGCGGGGTGGGCTGGACAGCGGTTAGCCTCTCGGCTACACTGCTAGTTTGCGCTGCCATCCGACTTGACCCCTGCTCGGAAATGTCCGTTTGTGGATATTTTCTGGTGGGGTCATTGGAGTGCACGCGTACCAGCCGTTCTGCAGCACCGGTCCTCGGAAGGACGCATCTTGGCAGCTTCCCGCCCTGCGAAGACCAGTCGTACGTCGAGCGCATTCGCTCCCCGCCGAGTTTCCTTCGGTCGGATCACCGAACACCTTGAGGTCCCCAACCTCCTTGCCATTCAGAACGAGTCCTTCGACTGGCTCGTCGGCAACGAGGCTTGGCAGGGCCGGTCGGCGGACGACCCGCACGCACGCTCGGGTCTCGCGGAAATCCTCGACGAGATCAGTCCCATTGAGGACTTTTCCGGCACCATGTCGCTCTCCTTCTCGGCACCGCGCTTCGACGAGGTCAAGGCCTCGATCGAAGAGTGCAAGGAGAAGGACCTCACCTACTGCGCGCCACTGTTCGTGACCGCGGAGTTCACCAACAACACCACCGGCGAGATCAAGAGCCAGACGGTGTTCATGGGTGACTTCCCGATGATGACGCCGAAGGGCACCTTCATCATCAACGGCACCGAGCGCGTCGTGGTAAGCCAGCTCGTCCGCTCGCCGGGCGTCTACTTCGACAAGCAGCCGGACAAGACCTCCGACCGCGACCTCTCCAGCGTCAAGGTCATCCCGAGCCGGGGTGCCTGGCTGGAGTTCGACATCGACAAGCGCGACACGGTCGGCGTACGCATCGACCGTAAGCGTCGGCAGGCCGTCACGGTGCTGCTCAAGGCCGTCGGATGGTCGGCCGAGCGGATCCGCGAGAAGTTCGGCTGGTCCGAGCTGATGATGACCACGCTCGAGAAGGACCACATCGCCGGCCAGGACGAGGCGCTACTCGACATCTACCGGAAGCTGCGCCCTGGCGAGCCGCCGACCCGCGAGAACGCCCAGACCCTGCTCGACAACCTCTTCTTCAACCCGAAGCGGTACGACGTCGCCAAGGTCGGTCGGTACAAGTTCAACAAGAAGCTCGAAGTGGCCGTGCCGATCACCACCGGCACGCTGACCGAGGACGACATCGTCGCCACCGTGGAGTACCTCTGCCGGCTGCACGCCGGTGAGGAGGGCTACGAGGCCGACGACATCGACCACTTCGGCAACCGGCGTCTGCGTACCGTGGGCGAGCTGATCCAGAACCAGGTCCGGGTCGGTCTGTCCCGGATGGAGCGGGTCGTCCGCGAGCGGATGACGACTCAGGACGTCGAGGCGATCACGCCGCAGACCCTGATCAACATCCGCCCCGTGGTGGCCGCGATCCGGGAGTTCTTCGGCACCTCGCAGCTGTCCCAGTTCATGTACCAGACCAACCCGCTGGCGGGCCTGACCCACCGGCGCCGGCTGAGCGCGCTCGGTCCGGGTGGTCTGTCCCGGGAGCGGGCCGGCTTCGAGGTCCGCGACGTGCACCCGTCCCACTACGGCCGGATGTGCCCGATCGAGACGCCGGAAGGGCCGAACATCGGCCTGATCGGCGCGCTGTCCACCTTCGCCCGGGTCAATCCGTTCGGCTTCATCGAGACGCCGTACCGGAAGGTCGTCGACGGTCGGGTCACCGACCAGATCGACTACCTGACCGCGGACGAGGAGGACCGGTTCGTCAAGGCGCAGGCCAACGCGCCGCTGCGGGCCGACGGCACGTTCGCCGAGGACCGCGTCCTGGTCCGCCGTAAGGGTGGCGAGACCGAGGACGTCGCACCGGGTGCGGTGGACTACATGGACGTGTCGCCGCGGCAGATGACCTCGGTCGCGACCGCGATGATCCCGTTCCTGGAGCACGACGACGCGAACCGGGCCCTGATGGGCGCGAACATGCAGCGTCAGGCGGTGCCGCTGGTCAAGGCGGAGTCGCCGCTGGTCGGCACCGGCATGGAGTACCGTGCCGCCGTCGACGCCGGCGACGTGGTGGTGGCCGAGGTCGGTGGCGTGGTCGAGGACCTGTGCGCCGACTACATCACCGTCCACCAGGACGACGGCCACCGCCGGACGTACCTGCTGCACAAGTTCCGCCGTTCCAACGCCGGCTCCTGCGTCAACCAGAAGCCGGTGGTCTTCGAGGGTGACCGAGTCGAGGCCGGCCAGGTCATCTCCGACGGGCCGTGCACCGACGAGGGCGAGATGGCGCTCGGGCGCAACCTGCTCGTGGCGTTCATGACCTGGGAGGGCCACAACTACGAGGACGCGATCATCCTGTCGCAGCGCCTCGTGCAGCAGGACGTGCTCACCTCGATCCACATCGAGGAGCACGAGGTCGACGCGCGGGACACCAAGCTCGGCCCGGAGGAGATCACCCGCGACATCCCGAACGTCAGCGAGGAGATGCTCGCCGACCTCGACGAGCGCGGCATCATCCGGATCGGTGCCGAGGTCGTCCCCGGCGACATCCTGGTCGGCAAGGTCACCCCGAAGGGTGAGACCGAGCTGACTCCGGAGGAGCGGCTGCTCCGCGCGATCTTCGGCGAGAAGGCGCGTGAGGTTCGGGACACCTCGCTGAAGGTGCCGCACGGTGAGACCGGCACGGTCATCGGCGTGCGTACCTTCTCCCGCGAGGACGGCGACGAGCTGCCGCCGGGCGTCAACGAGCTGGTCCGGGTCTACGTCGCCCAGAAGCGGAAGATCCAGGACGGCGACAAGCTCGCCGGCCGGCACGGCAACAAGGGCGTCATCTCCAAGATCCTGCCGGTCGAGGACATGCCGTTCCTGGAGGACGGCACCCCGGTCGACATCGTGCTCAACCCGCTGGGTGTGCCGAGCCGGATGAACATCGGCCAGGTACTCGAGACCCACCTGGGCTGGGTGGCCAAGACCGGTTGGAAGGTCGACGGCGACGACGCGGAGTGGAAGCGTCAGCTCCAGGGGATCGGCGCGGACGAGTCCGAGCCGGACACCAACGTGGCCACGCCGGTCTTCGACGGTGCCCGCGAGGAGGAGATCTCCGGTCTGCTCGCGTCGACCCTGCCCAACCGGGACGGCAAGCAGCTGATCGGTGCCAGCGGTAAGGCGCAGCTGTTCGACGGTCGCTCCGGCGAGCCGCTGCCGGACCCGATCGCGGTCGGCTACATCTACATCCTGAAGCTCAACCACCTGGTCGACGACAAGATCCACGCGCGGTCGACCGGTCCGTACTCGATGATCACGCAGCAGCCGCTGGGTGGTAAGGCGCAGTTCGGTGGCCAGCGCTTCGGTGAGATGGAGTGCTGGGCGATGCAGGCCTACGGTGCCGCGTACGCCCTGCAGGAGCTGCTGACGATCAAGTCCGACGACGTCCTGGGCCGGGTCAAGGTCTACGAGGCGATCGTCAAGGGCGAGAACATCCCCGAGCCGGGCATCCCCGAGTCGTTCAAGGTGCTGCTCAAGGAGCTGCAGTCGCTGTGCCTCAATGTCGAGGTGCTCTCCAGCGACGGTGTGGCCCTGGAGATGCGCGAGACCGACGACGAGGTCTTCCGGGCCGCGGAGGAACTGGGTATCGACCTTTCCCGGCGCGAGCCGAGCTCGGTCGAGGAAGTGTGACGTTGCGGTCCGGTGACGGGGCGGCCCCTTCTGGGGTCACCCCGTCCCGGGCCCGGACCCGGTCAGCTGCTAGCGCAACAAGCGACGTGTGAGGGAATTGAACGTGCTCGACGTCAACTTTTTCGACGAGTTGCGAATTGGGCTGGCGACCGCCGACGACATCCGTCAGTGGTCGCACGGCGAGGTCAAGAAGCCCGAGACCATCAACTACCGCACCCTCAAGCCGGAGAAGGACGGGCTCTTCTGCGAGAAGATCTTCGGTCCGCAGCGGGACTGGGAGTGCTACTGCGGCAAGTACAAGCGGGTCCGGTTCAAGGGCATCATCTGCGAGCGCTGCGGCGTCGAGGTGACCCGCTCGAAGGTCCGCCGTGAGCGGATGGGCCATATCGAGCTCGCCGCGCCGGTGACCCACATCTGGTATTTCAAGGGCGTGCCGAGCCGGCTGGGTTACCTGCTGGACCTCGCCCCCAAGGACCTTGAGAAGATCATCTACTTCGCCTCGTACGTCGTGACGAGCGTTGACGCCGAGGCGCGTCACCGTGACCTCTCGACCATCGAGAACGAGATCCTGGCCGAGAAGCGGCAGTCGGAGAACAGCCGCGACTCGGAGATCGAGAAGCGGGCCGCCAAGCTCGAGGCCGACCTGGCCGAGCTGGAGGCCGAGGGTGCGAAGGCGGACGTCCGGCGCAAGGTCAAGGAGGGCGGAGAGCGCGAGATGCGCCAGATCCGCGACCGGGCCCAGCGCGAGATCGACCGCCTGGACGAGGTGCTGGACACCTTCCGCAAGCTCGACTCGAAGCAGCTGGTCACCGACGAGCTGCTCTACCGCGAGCTCCGCGACCGGTTCGGCGAGTACTTCACCGGGGGTATGGGCGCCGAGGCGATCAAGGCCCTGGTGCAGAACATGGACCTCGCCGCCGAGGCGGAGAACCTGCGGGAGACCATCCGCACCGGTAAGGGCCAGCGGAAGATCCGGGCGCTCAAGCGGCTCAAGGTCGTCGCGGCGTTCCAGAACACCCGCAACTCGCCGCTCGGCATGGTGCTGGACTGCGTACCGGTCATCCCGCCGGACCTGCGCCCGATGGTGCAGCTCGACGGTGGCCGCTTCGCGACCAGCGACCTGAACGACCTGTACCGCCGCGTGATCAACCGGAACAACCGGCTCAAGCGGCTGATCGACCTCGGCGCGCCCGAGATCATCGTCAACAACGAGAAGCGGATGCTGCAGGAGGCCGTCGACGCGCTGTTCGACAACGGCCGTCGCGGCCGGCCGGTCACCGGCCCGGGTAACCGTCCGCTGAAGTCGCTGTCCGACATGCTCAAGGGCAAGCAGGGCCGGTTCCGCCAGAACCTGCTGGGCAAGCGCGTCGACTACTCCGGCCGTTCGGTCATCGTGGTCGGCCCGAAGCTCAAGCTGCACCAGTGCGGCCTGCCCAAGCAGATGGCGCTGGAGCTGTTCAAGCCGTTCGTGATGAAGCGGCTGGTCGACCTCAACCACGCGCAGAACATCAAGTCCGCCAAGCGGATGGTCGAGCGGCAGCGACCGGTCGTGTGGGACGTGCTGGAAGAGGTCATCGGCGAGCACCCGGTGCTGCTCAACCGGGCGCCCACCCTGCACCGACTCGGCATCCAGGCCTTCGAGCCGCAGCTGGTCGAGGGCAAGGCCATCCAGATCCACCCGCTGGTCTGCACCGCGTTCAACGCCGACTTCGACGGCGACCAGATGGCGGTGCACGTGCCGCTGTCCGCCGAGGCCCAGGCCGAGGCGCGGATCCTGATGCTGTCGTCGAACAACATCCTCAAGCCGGCCGACGGCAAGCCGGTCACCATGCCCACCCAGGACATGGTCATCGGGCTCTACCACCTGACCCACCTCACCACCGGTGAGCGCGGGGAGGGCCGGGCGTTCAGCTCGGACGCCGAGGCGCGGATGGCGTACGACAACGGCGAGCTGCACCTGCAGGCGCCGGTCAAGATCCGGCTGCGGAACGTGGTCGAGGTGGACAACGGCACCGGTGGGCAGCCGTGGACCGCGCCCGAGGGCTGGGTCCAGGGTGAGCCGTTGACCGTGGAGACCACGCTCGGCCGAGTGCTGTTCAACGAGACCCTGCCGCAGGGCTACCGGTTCGTGAACTACGAGATCCGCAAGGGTCAGCTCTCCGCGATCGTCAACGATCTCGCCGAGCGGTTCCCGAAGGTGGCCCTGGCGGCCACCCTGGATGGGCTCAAGGAGGCCGGTTTCCACTGGGCCACCTGGTCCGGCGTGACCATCGGCATGGAGGACGTCATCGCTCCGCCGCGCAAGCGGGAGATCCTGGAGCGGTACGAGAAGGAAGCCGACCGGATCGACAAGCAGTACCAGCGTGGTCTGATGACCACCGAGGAGCGTCGCGGCGAGCTCATCGAGATCTGGACCAAGGCGACCAACGAGGTCGCCAAGGAGATGGACACCGCGCTGCCGCAGGAGAACCCGCTGTGGAAGATGATCAACTCGGGTGCTCGCGGCAACCTGCTCCAGCTCCGGCAGATCGCGGCGATCCGTGGTCTGGTGGCCAACCCGAAGGGCGAGATCATCCCGCGGCCGATCAAGGCCAGCTACCGGGAGGGTCTGTCCGTGCTGGAGTACTTCATCTCCACGCACGGTGCCCGTAAGGGTCTCGCGGACACCGCCCTGCGTACCGCCGACTCGGGTTACCTGACCCGGCGTCTGGTGGACGTCTCGCAGGACGTCATCATCCGCGAGGAGGACTGCGGCACCGACCGGGCCATCCCGATGCAGGTCGGTCAGCACCTCGACGGCCGGCTCGTGGTGCACGAGCACGCCGAGACGAGCGTGCACGCCCGTACCCTCGCCGACGACATCAAGGGGCCGGACGGCACCGTCGTCGCCGAGCGCGGCGCGGACATCAACTCGATCCTGGTCGACAAGATCGTCGCCGCCGGGGTCGACGGCGTCCGGGTG from Micromonospora craniellae encodes the following:
- the rplL gene encoding 50S ribosomal protein L7/L12 codes for the protein MAKLSTEELLDAFKEMTLIELSEFVKQFEETFEVTAAAPVAVAGGPVQGGAAAEAEPEKDEFDVILDADGGKKIQVIKVVRELTGLGLKEAKDAVESAPKAILEKVNKETAEKAKAKLEGEGAKVTLK
- the rplJ gene encoding 50S ribosomal protein L10, which gives rise to MADKPIRTDKTTAVAELTENFRSAGATVLTEYRGLTVSQLTQLRRSLGKETTYTVAKNTLAKRAAADAGISGLDELFTGPTALTFVSGDVVEAAKGLRDFAKSNPKLVIKGGVFEGKAISAAEVTKLADLESREVLLAKLAGAMKGNLSKAAALFQAPLSKTARLAAALQDKREKEGAEAA
- a CDS encoding DNA-directed RNA polymerase subunit beta', whose product is MLDVNFFDELRIGLATADDIRQWSHGEVKKPETINYRTLKPEKDGLFCEKIFGPQRDWECYCGKYKRVRFKGIICERCGVEVTRSKVRRERMGHIELAAPVTHIWYFKGVPSRLGYLLDLAPKDLEKIIYFASYVVTSVDAEARHRDLSTIENEILAEKRQSENSRDSEIEKRAAKLEADLAELEAEGAKADVRRKVKEGGEREMRQIRDRAQREIDRLDEVLDTFRKLDSKQLVTDELLYRELRDRFGEYFTGGMGAEAIKALVQNMDLAAEAENLRETIRTGKGQRKIRALKRLKVVAAFQNTRNSPLGMVLDCVPVIPPDLRPMVQLDGGRFATSDLNDLYRRVINRNNRLKRLIDLGAPEIIVNNEKRMLQEAVDALFDNGRRGRPVTGPGNRPLKSLSDMLKGKQGRFRQNLLGKRVDYSGRSVIVVGPKLKLHQCGLPKQMALELFKPFVMKRLVDLNHAQNIKSAKRMVERQRPVVWDVLEEVIGEHPVLLNRAPTLHRLGIQAFEPQLVEGKAIQIHPLVCTAFNADFDGDQMAVHVPLSAEAQAEARILMLSSNNILKPADGKPVTMPTQDMVIGLYHLTHLTTGERGEGRAFSSDAEARMAYDNGELHLQAPVKIRLRNVVEVDNGTGGQPWTAPEGWVQGEPLTVETTLGRVLFNETLPQGYRFVNYEIRKGQLSAIVNDLAERFPKVALAATLDGLKEAGFHWATWSGVTIGMEDVIAPPRKREILERYEKEADRIDKQYQRGLMTTEERRGELIEIWTKATNEVAKEMDTALPQENPLWKMINSGARGNLLQLRQIAAIRGLVANPKGEIIPRPIKASYREGLSVLEYFISTHGARKGLADTALRTADSGYLTRRLVDVSQDVIIREEDCGTDRAIPMQVGQHLDGRLVVHEHAETSVHARTLADDIKGPDGTVVAERGADINSILVDKIVAAGVDGVRVRSVLTCESKLGVCGACYGRSLPTGKIVDVGEAVGIIAAQSIGEPGTQLTMRTFHTGGVAGEDITQGLPRVQEIFEARIPKGKAPIADTPGRIRIEDGERSRKIVVIPDDGSDEIVYDKISKRVRLRAHDGDHVEVGEKLTEGTIDPHELLRILGPRAVQVHLTQEVQEVYRSQGVLIHDKHIEIIIRQMLKRVTVIDSGSTEFLPGVLVDRALFESENRRLVGEGGEPAAGRPVLMGITKASLATDSWLSAASFQETTRVLTDAAIHARSDSLIGLKENVIIGKLIPAGTGISKYRNVRVEPTEEAKAKVYSMTGYPETDYGFGPASGQAVPLDDFDFGSYR
- the rpoB gene encoding DNA-directed RNA polymerase subunit beta, yielding MAASRPAKTSRTSSAFAPRRVSFGRITEHLEVPNLLAIQNESFDWLVGNEAWQGRSADDPHARSGLAEILDEISPIEDFSGTMSLSFSAPRFDEVKASIEECKEKDLTYCAPLFVTAEFTNNTTGEIKSQTVFMGDFPMMTPKGTFIINGTERVVVSQLVRSPGVYFDKQPDKTSDRDLSSVKVIPSRGAWLEFDIDKRDTVGVRIDRKRRQAVTVLLKAVGWSAERIREKFGWSELMMTTLEKDHIAGQDEALLDIYRKLRPGEPPTRENAQTLLDNLFFNPKRYDVAKVGRYKFNKKLEVAVPITTGTLTEDDIVATVEYLCRLHAGEEGYEADDIDHFGNRRLRTVGELIQNQVRVGLSRMERVVRERMTTQDVEAITPQTLINIRPVVAAIREFFGTSQLSQFMYQTNPLAGLTHRRRLSALGPGGLSRERAGFEVRDVHPSHYGRMCPIETPEGPNIGLIGALSTFARVNPFGFIETPYRKVVDGRVTDQIDYLTADEEDRFVKAQANAPLRADGTFAEDRVLVRRKGGETEDVAPGAVDYMDVSPRQMTSVATAMIPFLEHDDANRALMGANMQRQAVPLVKAESPLVGTGMEYRAAVDAGDVVVAEVGGVVEDLCADYITVHQDDGHRRTYLLHKFRRSNAGSCVNQKPVVFEGDRVEAGQVISDGPCTDEGEMALGRNLLVAFMTWEGHNYEDAIILSQRLVQQDVLTSIHIEEHEVDARDTKLGPEEITRDIPNVSEEMLADLDERGIIRIGAEVVPGDILVGKVTPKGETELTPEERLLRAIFGEKAREVRDTSLKVPHGETGTVIGVRTFSREDGDELPPGVNELVRVYVAQKRKIQDGDKLAGRHGNKGVISKILPVEDMPFLEDGTPVDIVLNPLGVPSRMNIGQVLETHLGWVAKTGWKVDGDDAEWKRQLQGIGADESEPDTNVATPVFDGAREEEISGLLASTLPNRDGKQLIGASGKAQLFDGRSGEPLPDPIAVGYIYILKLNHLVDDKIHARSTGPYSMITQQPLGGKAQFGGQRFGEMECWAMQAYGAAYALQELLTIKSDDVLGRVKVYEAIVKGENIPEPGIPESFKVLLKELQSLCLNVEVLSSDGVALEMRETDDEVFRAAEELGIDLSRREPSSVEEV